In the genome of Arachis stenosperma cultivar V10309 chromosome 2, arast.V10309.gnm1.PFL2, whole genome shotgun sequence, the window GGAGATCCATTGCCCAAAGATATTAAACAAATATCTTATTAGCGGCTAAATGAACAATTTTCAGATGGTTTTAAAAGTAACAAGTGATTCCTTACCCTTTATAGTGAGTCTTAAAGATgcaataatttattatttttgatgCAGTTATTATCCagattttttatggttttttgaGCGCATTAGAGTacatgaaaaaatatatatatcaggattttttttaatttaataacgATAGAGTCACAACTTTAAAATTGTGGTAATAAGTTCACATCTAGACACACAATTTAAAAAGTATGACCATAGTTTACATCTAGATACATTTTAGAAAAGTATGGCTGTATATTCACAGAAGAACACGCTTAGAAACATAGTTATAGAGTTATACATATTTCAATGGCAATAGGTAACACGATGGCAACAAAGTAAGCGTGATCATATCTCAATAAAAACGGGCCGATAGAGCAACAGCCAAGGTTGCACATGTTACCCCTGCAAAAGCACTAAAAAAGCATGGCCAGAAGCTATGACtatatttttttcactttttggCACTCTTTTCAAGCATGGtaaatttcagatttttttgTAGAGACctattttttcatatttaatattttaaataagaTGATATGTCATCACTATTCTAATTTTTGTctttgaagaaaaggaaaattatTGCTGGATTTCAAATTCATAGATAGAGACTACTACTACCACAAAGTGCAATGTCTATTTACCATAGACGAACAACCTACAAAACAGAATATTGTCCTCAACATAATTATTTGAACCTAAGGCTCTCTCAAACTATCACACTGATGTAGCCACAGAGtaacaaagcaaagaacataCTGAAATTAAACAAGACTAAAGTCAGTCCATTCATCCTCAGTACTTATACCCCTTGATAATTAACCAGGTTattgtattattatattatatgagttttgatttttgttttgtttacgTTACTCTGTTATAATTGATAAGTTTGTTAGCACTTGTTTAATTTTATCTCAATAGGGAAGAATGATATTATTGAATCACCCAAAGCTACCATTCCGAAATTGCGAGGGGGGTCTTACGAGCACCCTAGACATTTGATCAATATGCTTCATTGATAATGATCTTGATTTATAGTGGTTCATCATCATAATACCTTTACTATTACtcgatgaagaagaagaggcagAAGCCTCTCGTTCTTGATGATGAACACTATGATCTCTTTGTTGTATGGTAACAGCAACGCATAGATATGATTGATCCATAGAGAAGGACCTCTTCAACTTCCTCCCAAAGGAACATTGCTTGTTCTTCATGTCACATAATGGTACGGAACTAGGGTGTTTAAGTCGTTCTAATCTCGAGTTTGTTGAATTGGAAGATTTACTAACATCATCGTCACCATTGTCGGTGTCTCTATTATCATTGTTATTATGATCGTCATCATAACCATGCGTGACCACCCTTATCCAATGGTCGTCACTGATTTCCTGAGAATATAATACGTCTGCTGGCTTATCACCTTCGCAGGTGATGAGCGAGCGACAGTTGGGACAATTGGTGTGCTCCTTGAACCATTCGTCAATGCATGGAACGTGAAAAGCATGGTTGCAAGCGGGTAACAACCTTAGCACCTCCCCGTCCTTCAACTCGCCGAGGCAAATAGAACATTCGGGTTCTATTTGCCACTGTTTGTTGTAGGTAATAAGAGGGATCCTTTTGAGGATATCCTCGTCGACTCCATTGTTCTTTACAGGACTTCCAGAAGCTGTGTTGTTAATGGTTTGATCCCGATGCGGCCTAAGGTATTGCCAccaaaagatgaagaagaaggtTGTAATAATAAGAACCATGGCTATTACGCCGATGCCGGAGAGAACAAGAGGGGTGACGTAGGTATCTACAATAGGTGTACCTTCGTTCCCGGTGTTGCTCATTTTGATATCATGTGCTTTGATTCAAGATGTCCCTTGTTGGGTCGGTGTATGCATGTGTGGATCAATTTGTCGAGGGTTTACCGTTTATGGTTAAATAAGAAAGAAATATTCGCATAGAATAGAATGTTGTGAAGACTTGGTATTATTCTGTTTTGAACTGATTTCTTGAGATTTTTTTACCCTTTCTTTTTCGTAAAAAAGAATTCTGTTGCAGTATACCATTAAGATCGGTTCTGTAGGTTGACTGCTTCATTCAAGTTGAATCACGTGACCATCACAATTAATGTAAACTCTTGAAAGCCGATTCGACAAtcatttttagaatttaatataaaaataatttttattcactaaatattgataaaaaataataaattatattaattataatttataaaacattattctaataaaaaagtGCTTCTATGTGAGATAATGGTTAGAAAGGCTAGGTTAGTTTTACTTTATCTCTTTACATACAAAGGAGACagcagaaaaaaaattattagaactAATAAATCTCATTAGTATAGTTACCTAATTTATCATGGTTTCAGaagcaaaaataaatatattttactaattaatatattaacGATGATTGTGtaattagtaaaataataaatatttaatctcttattttttgttaaaatatctTCTACGAATTAATAAGTTCAGATTTCAATCTTTTATTTGTCGTTACTCATTATATTCATTGGTCATCCAATTTAGTCATATTCTTGATAATGAGACTTAGGTATGGTAGTTTCAATCGTTGAAATAATATTTTGCCTCTGAAGAGTGAAGATATCAAATGAACTACAATGGATTTTGAATAAAGGGAAAAAGTATGAAGCAATCACGCAAAGCATCTAGAGGGTCTATGCTAGTTCTGTTAAATGAGTGTTATCTGTTACTGTCATGTCAATGAAAGCACCAAATAGAAAGGTGAAAATTAATAGAACAGAGAAGGAATGAATTTTTATTGCCAGGGAAATTTATTGAGTTAAAGAGaataagaaggaaaaaaaatttgtaaCCTTAGCTCGTCAATGAAGGGTTACAGGTAAACATCAATCATAGTTTTAGGATTacgaaaacaaaaaataatcataGATAAAAATATAGTATTTGCAAAAAGATATTgcctatttttttttgtatacaaAAAGATATTCCTTTCATAATAAGATAAACTTAGAATGTGCCAATGAGTAATAGCTCAAATGGCATAATCTCCTCATACTCAATTATCAAGATGAGATGAGTATTTACAAGATttatgttctttatttttatggccagttatatttttaatttttgttgattttcttTGGTTTAAATTACTCTTTATCAATATTTGATGTATGTcataatttactttttaaaatataacattAACGAATACCTTCCTTAAAACTAAAGGATTCTTATAAGTAATGAAAAAATTATGCAGCAGTaacaaaaaaatagagaaatagtACATTGTATTTTAGAATTCAAGAGTTCTACTAGAGGCAAATTCTAGTTTTATATAGAAAGCTGAGTAGATATCACAAGATATTAGGAGGCTGAGTACGTATCACACTACACCCAAAGACAATTTTTGTTAACTAACTAGCACCaactaaatataataattaattacagtTAGTGCTTGTTTGAACgtcattattttgttaaaaaaaattttttaatgaaaaaagattttttttattttttagcgtgtttggtaaatttctagtagtaaaaataaaagcactagaaaaataaaaaaaaatcttttttgagaaactgtaattttcattttttttctttaaaaaaaaatattttttatgtaataaataaacaaaaaagtacttttatattattatactcaaacataattgataaataaaaaaaatttttatacgagatatttaaacataaaattatttttacttttttataagatcttttgaaaaaatataactcaaaaaaagatattttcttaaaagTTCACCCAAACAAACTCATACTTTAAgttatatcttttcaaaaacaagaCACTAATATATATCAGAGAGTATAATTACATATGATGTAGTAGTCTAATTTTATTTTGGCTATTTTTTATTACAGAACCTTTTTTTTAATGGTCAATATTTTGCTTCCGATTTAATACTTTGTTGGTGTTATGACTAATTTATTAGCATATATAAGATTGATTTTTTGGATATGCTATGCAATTTAGTGAAACATGTGCACTATCCATATGATGCTTTTAGGAACGTTAAAATTAATACTTTGTTGGTGTTATGACTAATTTATTAGCATATGATTAACTTTTTGGGTATGCCATGCTATTCACTGAAACATATGCACTATGGTTCAATTTggataaataataaatatttatattaaaaataacttataaataaattattttgtatttaattttttaatcttaaaagtacttatttaaaaaaaataataaaaaaattattataaaaaaatatatttttttaaatttttttataaatacttaaataattttttaaaaaattataattttattttaaaaattataccaaatatTAATACTATCTTTTTTATAAGTTAAGAGAAAAAGAGATACTTATAAACCTATCTAAACTTATTTATATGTACGATGCTTTTCAAATTTATGATCTAAGCTTTACTTTTGGTTTATTAATACTTTGTTGGTGTTATGACTAATTTATTAGCATAGGATTGACTTGTATGCCATGCTATTTAGTGAAACATATGCACTACAATAAGTGTTTAcatgcttcttttttttttaatatttgtgatAAGTCGCATGGATCAAATGGATGTGCATGGATGGGTGAACCAAAATTTCTCTGAAAATTTCTTTCTTTTGGTATAAATGTATTTGGAGTATGTGTTGTAATGTATAGACATTGATATAGACACGGAACATgtaaatacataaatttaaaatttttataagatatGGAGAtacgatatatatatatatatatatataaaatattttttagataaattgtaataatattttagtattttattaatatataaatgaactttttaattatttttaatatcttttttaattatataaagtatttaaaatatattttgttttaataattaataatatatactatttctaAACTTATTTCAATAATAcatgttaaaaataatattaaacacgCTGACACATAATGGTATTTAGATGTGTTTAAATgtgttcgaaaatttttttttatctttttattaagaTACAGTTAGATACAGAAAACACGTATGTTAGATGAATATAGACATATATCGTATCTAAAATATGTTTGAATACACgataaatcaaaaaaatatccgTACTTTATAGATTGTGATGTAAGGTTCGATGAGGATATGGTTGGAATaagtaacaaaaaattattatattaacatatatattatttaaaaaaaagagttaatCTGTTAGTTTTATAAAACCTCACTCATAATTAAGTTAAGGTGTGAGTTGTAGTTTTATTATATGTGTCCATATAGTATTATCTATAAAACTTGCTATCGATGATTCAAAATGCTCGTGCATATATTAGTACTAAAACACAGTAGTAGTTTATTTTACATTCCAATTGATTATTTCGGCCGTTAAATACTATTTCAAATGGTTATTATTTTAACCATTTTATTAgagagataataaaaaatttaaacaatgtAAATAATAGGCTGCAGATTTAACTCAAtatatgtaaaaataaaaaatactctataaattatttaaattaaaaaaaatttatgtagttattttaaaaaaataactatttcaAATCCTAATTTACAAAAGTATGTTATTTTAATACCCTCTTCTTTCTTACTTCATCAATAATCATTTTACTTTATTGTCGTCCGTGGCTGTTTGGTTCACTCACTTCTAGTAAAAATAACCATCAAtctaaagataaaaataatcatccacatattaataaattgaacatccaacaaattttaattatatataactaaattcaattcaattaaaataatcatccacataaaaattaaaataatcatccaTTTACATAATAAAATAACTATACAAttgaaatagaagaagaaggagatgaacGAATACAAATAAATGACCATCCCAAACTTTGCAGTGAAAGCCATTACCAGCTGGCTGGTCCCATCAAATGAACTTGCCACATAGAATCCCTGTGCTTTCCCCACTAAACCTGATCCCAACTCTTCCCCCTCGGTTAATTCATCATCGAATATTGTCATTGTCCCAAACATCAGCTTCTCCAATGTCATTCCTTCAGGGAGCTGATTGTCATTTCCTATCGAGAAACCAACTCTATTATTGCTACCATTATTTCCATTGTTGTTGAAGACACTGGCTGTAGTTCTGCCGAGGCCTGAAAAAAGGGAGGTTGTTGTTGTTGAGGAGCCCAGGACGGCGTGTGCATGGTCTACTGGGGAGTTGCAACGGTGCCGGAGGAGACGCGCCGGAAAGAAGGGGATCGGAGATCGTCGAGATACAGAGGATCAAGAGGGACAATTTGAGGTGGCAGAGATGTGTGCGGCAGACCACAGCGGCATTGGTAGGAGAAAATGACGGCGTTGAAACTTTCGAACGGGGCCGTCGTTTCACAGGTCAAGTGAGACTGCGGTGGTAAGAGGAGATACCAGAGACTGTGAAGAAACGATGATATTATTAGGAGTAACTGTGAAAATAGGTTTAActgcaaattttaattttttaaattttaaaatttttaattagataattaattaaaaaaatctgaattttaattataatttactcttcaaatttaaaccattaTTCACATTGTTCATACATGACATTGTTTTTTCATACTTTTTCTTATGAATAAATGACCATTTATACCCATGAGAAATGACATTTGTACCCATAAAAGTTCGAAACTAATCTTATACCCATGATAGATGTTGTCCGTGTGACAAAAGTGCCCTCTGAGCTTGGTTCGTGGGTTTCCGAACCTACGTGGCACTCCCAAACCCCTCCACCCCCAATCTAAGCCAACCATtcaccatcatcatcttcatcttcttcaccatcaccatcaccataaCCTCCATAACCTCCATCACCATCACCTCAGCACCACCACAACCACCTCCCTTCACCACAACCTCCGGCAACAACCCACACCGCCGCGcccctttctcttcttcttcccctcttctcacctCCGCTGAGCCCAGAAACCACAGCGCCAGCTCTTCCTCTCCATCAAAACAGCAAAATTTTCAAACACCAGCATGAATCAAAAcaaacctaaatccactaacatGCATTTCTAACTAATCAAATTAAGCAAAATGAACTAAAAGCAAAGAAACAGAACTCAGAAAAAAACGCAGGGGATGGAAGACACAGGAGAAAACGTAGGTTCTGTTGCTGATTATGGTGTTTTTCTCGCCATGTTGAATTTGTGCGAGGATACGAGGTCGCTTGAGTATGGAAAAAGGGTTCATGAGTTCTTGAGAAGATCGAGGTTTCGAGGGGAGGTTGAATTGAACAATAGGTTGATTGGAATGTATGAAAAATGTGGTAACATGAATATTGCACGCAAGTTGTTTGATCGAATGCCAGAGAGAAACATGAGTTCTTGGCACTTGATGATCATTGGATACACTGAAAATGGAGCTGGTGATGATGCTTTGTTGGTTTTTCAGGAGATGAAGGAGGCAGGGATACGGCCTGAGAGTGAAACTTTTGCATTGGTTTTGGCTGCGTGTGCAAGAAAAGAAGCTGTAGAAGAAGGATTATTGCACTTTGAATCAACGAAGGAGTATGGAATTGTTCCCACCATGGAGCATTGCATGGAGGTCATTAACATTTTGGATAATGCCGATCAGTTGAATGAAGCTGAGGAGTTCATTGAGAGTAAGCCATTTCAGCCTGAAGATGACATTTGGGAGGCTCTTCAAAATTTTGCTAGGATTCATGGAGATATGGATCTTCAGGATCGTGCGGAGGAGTTGTTGGCATGTCTAAATCCTTCAAAGGCCATTGCTGATAAGCTTCCAACACCTCCAAGGAAGAAACAGTCTGCAATTAACATGCTAGAGGAGAAGAATAGAGTGGCCGAGAATCGGTGTGCCGTTCTGTATAAAGAGGTTGATGAGAAATTGAAGGGTTTGAGTGGCCAGAGGAGGAGCTGGCGCTGTGGTTTCGGGGCTCAGCGGaggtgagaagaggggaagaagaagaaaaaggggcGCGGCGGTGTGGGTTGTCGCCGGAGGTTGTGGTGAAGGGAGGTGGCTGTGGCGGTGCTGAGGTGATGGTGATGGAGGTTATGGTGGCTGAGAAGAGACAGTGATGGATGGGGATGAtggtgaagaagatgaagacgaTGATGGTGAATGGTTGGCTCAGATTGGGGGGTTTGGGAGTGCCACGTAGGTTCGGAAACCCACGAA includes:
- the LOC130962618 gene encoding RING-H2 finger protein ATL51-like; translated protein: MSNTGNEGTPIVDTYVTPLVLSGIGVIAMVLIITTFFFIFWWQYLRPHRDQTINNTASGSPVKNNGVDEDILKRIPLITYNKQWQIEPECSICLGELKDGEVLRLLPACNHAFHVPCIDEWFKEHTNCPNCRSLITCEGDKPADVLYSQEISDDHWIRVVTHGYDDDHNNNDNRDTDNGDDDVSKSSNSTNSRLERLKHPSSVPLCDMKNKQCSFGRKLKRSFSMDQSYLCVAVTIQQRDHSVHHQEREASASSSSSSNSKGIMMMNHYKSRSLSMKHIDQMSRVLVRPPSQFRNGSFG
- the LOC130962619 gene encoding pentatricopeptide repeat-containing protein At2g15690, mitochondrial-like, whose translation is MEDTGENVGSVADYGVFLAMLNLCEDTRSLEYGKRVHEFLRRSRFRGEVELNNRLIGMYEKCGNMNIARKLFDRMPERNMSSWHLMIIGYTENGAGDDALLVFQEMKEAGIRPESETFALVLAACARKEAVEEGLLHFESTKEYGIVPTMEHCMEVINILDNADQLNEAEEFIESKPFQPEDDIWEALQNFARIHGDMDLQDRAEELLACLNPSKAIADKLPTPPRKKQSAINMLEEKNRVAENRCAVLYKEVDEKLKGLSGQRRSWRCGFGAQRR